ATTGAAGTTTAGGCGCTTTCGTGCGGGGATTCTTTATGGCATTCATGCGAATTTTAGTTTCCTCGCCGGTAAATATGGCCATACCAACTACATTCTGAGTATTTCTGATGACGCTACCCCTATAAATGACGTTATCTGGCCCTGCTGGATACTTTCTCGACGTTGAATAGTTTTCATCGGGAAATTCAATTGTaccttcaaaattatagagatcaatatttggatcTTCAACAATCGCACATGCCTTTGCATAGGCTAGATTAGAAGTAGAATAGAACATTTTAGATAATTCAGGAACAGGCCTTCTACTCTTCAGATTTGTTTCACCATCCAGGGCCATTGTTTCCACATAGCAATCTCCATTTTCACCATCTGTTGCAAGTAATAAAAGGTCTGCAGGTACATAGTCATCTTGGTTCAACAAGATAAAGTCTCCAACCGCAACATCTTTCCATTGTTTCTCGACTAAACGAATGCCgtgattttgaagatgttcAGTATCAAACAATAAACTTTTAAACTCTGCATTTGATGTAGCAGTTTCAGCGGACAGCCTATTCAACGAGTTCTCGATATCTGAACTATCCTCGCCATCATTTTGTTGCTTGATACCATCAATTTTTACCAATACCTTGACAgctttattattttcttgCTTATCTAGTTTATGACGTCTATAATCATCCCAGCCTTCCCTACCAATCGATATGCTCATGAAAATAGACAATGGTATGATCGTTGTGAACTGGCCAGTAGTAGACCAGCCTGGGATCATCTGTAAGATGGCTACAAAGAAAAAGTAAGTATTAGCCAATTTAGAAAACTGAGCATACAATTGCCTAGGAATAAACGAATAAACTGTGTACCGCGAAGATGTAATCgtgttttttatatatgGCTGATTCTTTCTCTCATCGCGCAGAGCGTACACATGATTATGATGACCACATAGGTAAGGTCTCATGAACTGATCCCGTTTATCCAACACAATAGGAATCCGTCGACCACCTTCCTTGTTGGTTATTAATGGTCGATCCAATAAAAGATTTAGGAACCTTGACCATAAACTAACTCTTGGCGTTTCCTCGTAATTCTTGGCTGCGCCACTATACCCACCTTGTTCGTTAGGCATACTTTCTAGCTCAAGCGTCTCTTCATATGGCTCCGTATGgtcctgctgctgcttccaTTGTACATAAAGATTTTTATTGAACAACTGAGTCCGTAATGACTGAGATCTTTTTCTGTTAGACATTGCTTTCTACAGGAATGTTATTGTTCTTGCCCTTAAATCTTAAAACTCTAAAACCTTGACTAGTGTGAATGCAAACTAATAGTAACTAAAAAACGCTGAAACACCACTGAAAGCTAACACAGAAGCTTTCCAAACTCCATCAGTCACACTCTACCAAAAAGCaagttttgatattttgctGCGCATAAGTTGTGTTAACTGTAAAATGCCCATGAGGTTTATCATAGAGCCGTGATAACAAAATACCTCTTGTTTAAATGGCACGTGACTACTGCGCGGCATTATTAAACCACGGCCAGACATACCTACCTGAAAGCATATAAACCTCCTATTATATTATAGGAATTGGGCGTCAGTGGTGGTTTGGTAGAGACATCAAACTGCATTTTAATCAGAGATGTCGGTTAAAGACGAATATGAAGCTGCTGGTCAGGCACACTTGTTTTATCATTGGGAAAGTTTGTCCGAACATGAACGAGAGCAACTTCTATCAAATTTGGCTCGAACTGACCCATTAAAGCTGAAGGAGTGCTACAAAGAGGCAGTTCGGTTGGTTGAAGGTAATGTTTTGAATATGGATGAAGTTCAGCCTTTACCAAAGGGCTCATACGAGTCAGTTATCGACAATTCTAAGGACCTTAATTCTCGGTATGAATCATTAGGGATGGAGGCGCTGAGGAACGGTGAAGTGGCTGTGGTGCTTATGGCAGGTGGACAAGGCACCAGATTAGGATCTTCACTTCCCAAGGGTTGTTACGATGTTGGACTGCCATCTAAAAAATCGTTGTTTCAGATACAAGCAGAGAGACTGCAAAAGTTACAAGAGTTAGCCGGATGTTTGAAACCAATTCCTTGGTATATCATGACCTCTAAACTAACAAGATCCGCCACGGaagaattcttcaaaaagaacaagtaTTTTGGTCTGAGTGAAAAACAGGTCAGGTTCTTCAATCAAGGGACGGTTCCCGCATTAGATTCGTCTGGTGAACATTTAATGTTAGAGTCAAGGACTGAGCTAGTTGAATCTCCTGATGGCAACGGGGGTTTATACCGTGCGCTgaagaataataaaatattggaagaattgttaTTGAATGGTATCAAGCATATTCATATGTATTGCGTGGATAACGTTCTTGTTAAACTTGCTGATCCAGTTTTTCTGGGGTACGCAATTCATCATGGCTTTGACGTGGCCACCAAAGTCGTGAGGAAAAGGGATGCCCACGAATCAGTGGGCTTAATTGTTTCCAAGAAGCATAAGCCCTCGGTTATTGAATACTATGAAATATCAAAGGAATTGGCAGAGGCTATAGATGAGTCATGTGGGCTATTGAAACTGCGTGCTGCTAATATTGTGAATCATTACTATTCTGTTGCATTACTGAAGGAAAAGTTGGATTTATGGTGTGAACATATGCCGTATCATATagcaaaaaagaagattaaCTACTATGACGCAGGaactaataaaataatgaaGCCTGATAAGGTAAACGGTACCAAATTAGAGCaatttatatttgatgtttttgatacTATCCCTATTGATAAATTTGGCTGTTTAGAGGTAGAAAGGTCCGAAGAATTTTCTCCATTGAAAAACGGTCCTGGATCTGTCAACGATAACCCAGAAACAGCACGTCTAGCATATCTACGTTTAGGTACCAAATGGTTAAGAAATGTGGGAGCCCATGTTGATGAAGGCGTACTCGTAGAAGTCTCTAGTTCTTTGTCATATAATGGTGAGTCTCTAGGTTCTTACAAAGGCAAAAGTTTTCACAAGTCTGGTGAGTACATAGCTTAAAGAatccaattcttcattgtTTAAGTCCTTCATCAAGTTATCAACTATTACctaattaattttaaaaaatagagGCAACATAGGAAAAATTGTCAGTTCTTATTACATTATTACTGTAGGgataaaagaattaaaatattgttaCCCTTATGTATCAGTATCCATTAGTTGTTTCAATTCATATAGTACAGGAATACTTTCTTCACTCGGACAAAAAGACCGGCTCTCTAATCCATTCGTAAAACTGTTCATTTTGAAGCTTAGGAGTTCAAAACTTTTATGTCTTATTAACTGCTCCTTAGATCTCTGATTTTCAAGAGCCAAATTTTGGATCCTTTTATCTAGATGTTCTTTCAACTGTTCATCTGTaagttttttaaatttatccTTGAAGTAGTCAGGAGGCTCAAATTCTTCGCCGGCAGTGACATAAATACGCTCGTCAGGTTCACTGTAAGTGCTGGAATCTAAAAAATCATTCTCCAGTTCCAAGTCCGCTGTATCCATAAAGGTGCTTGGGACAAAACTTGAAGAACTTAAATCTAAGCTTTTAGTACTCGCGGCAGCCTTTACAACATTTAACATAAACCCGGTACTCGTGCATCTTAAAGTATGTTTGCGTTGATCACGAGTTGAAGATGACacatattgttgttgaCCTTTCTTTTGAACTACTGAATTTACCCAGTAATTGTGCAAGTCATAAAGTTTTCCTTGAACATATTCATGCAATTTCTCATCGTCGTTTTCCCCATGTAGCAGTCTGGTTTGAAGTTCATTTAACTCATTCAAAGTAATAGTGATCCTTTCTACACTATCCCCCTCAAATATCGATGGAATTTTTGGTGAAGGTGCAGGCTGTCCCATTGACACTTCAATGGTATAGAGATGAGACTTATAGCTTGAAATAGTTGCAAGGATATCTTTTAGACATTCGTTAACGCGACTTAATGACTTTGAGACAATCagaaatttttcagtttctCGAAGATACTGTGAATCGCAATCCGGGAAAAGTTTCAATATTACAGGAGATAATGTTACTACTCGCCTATCAAATTTCGGTATAGACAGAAGACAGCATAGGGTAAACTTTTCCAACAAATGTTGACGACTAATCTTCTCAGAAGTCGTTGTATCAGGCGCACAATGTAGAAACCCATATAATGTCGctatattgatattataaAGTTCACAATAGTGAACCAAATCTTCAGTGTCAACCAAAGGCAAAATATCGGATATTGCCAATTTTAACTTATAGTATAATAAGTCAGCGGTAGATGATAAAATGTCCTTAATCAAAGACGTGTTGCTATTGGTAATCGTTGATTCAAGACTTCCACGAGCCAACGATATTGGTTTATAAATAGTCAATTCCTTAAACCTCATATGAAATCTATGAGATAACTTGTCTAATTTTATCAAAAGATCTAACATCGTTTTTAGATTCACcaatgttgaatatttcacATATCTGGAATGAAATAACTCTTGCTGTAAAGATAAATGGACAGCTAATAACAATACAATAACTATGTTCTTACGGTTTTTGGACCGAACGCAAAGTATCTTCCTAAAACAGTGGGTGCAAAACAATAATAGAGGCAAAAATGGAATCGTCCTCTGTAAataaaacttcttcttacTTGTCAACAGTTTCCCAAATTTTGTTGGGACTGAAGGACTGTTGAGTAATAAGCTAGAAGATTGCTTatgaaaattcaaaatagaTTTCGTAAAAGTCGTTGAAAGTATCCCCTGGTAATCTCCACCATTTATATTTAGAACCTTAGACGTCGCTATGGTATACTGAAACTCCTCAAAGAATTGGTCCCTTCCATCCGACTGAGGTTGTTCAAATACCTTTTTAATCAACAAATTTAACTCAGACTGAGTATCCATTTCAACTTGGATATTAGAGAATTGCAACAATTCACTCTCATCAGGATCCAAGGGCTCGAAGTCCTCCCAAACCTCCACGCGCGactgatcatcatatatCTCAATACCCCAGTCAGGCACTGTTTTGAAATCCATAAAATCTTGACAACCACCTACATCCAATGAATGGTCAGTAACCGGCTCCACTGCAAGGAATTTCCTaactgtttttgatttagatAGCGGTAATTCCCTGCTTGATGACCTACGTTTATTAATGCCGACATCTGTCTTATGACATTTTTGGTGATTCTTATTCTCTATGGTTGAAGCGGAGTTAATATACTCTGGAGACAGTAGTTTAGAAGAGTAACTGAAAACCATACCAGATGCTTTCAATATAAGAAACCGCTTGACTTTGAGGTTGAATGTGACTGTAGATGACAGTATCTTTTAAGGGTTTTATTGCGGAAGTTACTCCAAAAAAGTGCGCAAGAATAACAAACCGGAAAATTTTCGCACtactttttcaattgatgTTGTACCCCAATTTAGATTACCCCAAAAGTCAACTAATCAGTATTAACTTCCAAAGCCTTTGAATGTTCTCCATGAGATTTCCCTTGGAACGAATAACCACATTATATTCTGTGTAAAAACCTATGTTGTTTCAAACAGATTAGCAAGCCGCGACTTCGATCCGAAAATCTACGAATGTCGACAAAATTAAATTTAGATCCCGCCAGGGATTGATCCTCGAATTAAATTCACGTTTAGGAAGGATATTAACCACTAGACGACGAGACCAATTAAATTAGAAAGAGCGAAGTCGatatttataattattatagTAATTTAAAATCGTCGTGattgtcgtaaaatcaaaagagcatctGGATAGTCACGAGAACCAGAGCCATCAGGCAACGGTAAGGTATTATAATTGTGTCAGGACCCTAcatattaattaataagTCGCAGATCTCATGTAGGACAGCAGCAAACTGTATAAGGAGACCcaactagctagattagaaTAGTTAAATTAGATACTAGTTTCAGCTAGATCTCTAGAAGGTAATTGACCAGATTAGAGGCTATACAAGCAGTAACTAATCCTCAACAAAAGCATTAGCCATGGACGTGACTTGGTCTAAGCGCCCTCGACAGTAATCTGATAGTATAAGCGAGATTAAGAGTATAAGAGTATAATATGGTTATATCGGATCCAACTGAAGCTCAGTTCAGTATAAATTTCTCATGATGGCTGAATTGCTATACTTGtgttaaaaataaattactATATCGATTCTTAATTTATATAAGATGTATGTTACCCTCAAATACAACTTTAACATATCTACAACTTTGATGTGGTTGAAATAGGAGGCGGGGAGAACAATTGCATGCCATCAAATGTAAAGAACCCCCTAATCATATAAAACCAGCTTTATTGGAGATGTTTTTGCATGTTTCCACTTGACTGAATGAGAAATATGTATCCGATGAAAATATGTGATAATAAAGATCAGTATAATTCTAAAGGaaggttatatataatacagGTTATTTTCTCTAAAAGTAAGCCGTAAACAATTTCTAGAGGTTAATCATATAATAAGATAATTACATACAGTAACTAATAGAAAAACAATGATTTTGTATCTTTTAGTTGAACATAAGGGTTATAGGattttataattattatcgtttcttgattttaacATATGATGTACAATACAACATATTGTTGTGTATAAGAGCTTGGGTGTCAGTTATTAGGTGTGGCAGAGAACATACAACTTGGAATGAAAGTGGAAATTTGGGGTGTACAATTCGTGACTATTACAAGAGTTAATAATGGATTCATTTCCATGAACCGATGAAATCGTTGTTGAATACGTTAATATCAAATTGATCTAAGTCCATATCCATATTCAATGGGGTAGCCAAATTCTGCAGATCTTCATTAGGTCTAGTAATATTCTGATTTTGTGATAATGAAGAGGGTTGGTGactactactactaacAGCCGTGCTATTAGCATTAGTAGTGGTAGATATTGGGACTTCATTCAGAGCAGACGTTGGGGTAGCTTCAATACTCGCAGGAGTGGTACTAATCGATGTTGTTCCGGATACGGATAGAACACCATTGCTGCTTTTCTTTCTGAGCCTTTTTTCTTGGGGAGTTTTCTTAATGGCTTGAGGTTGCTGAGAAGAAAGCTGTGGATACATCGGAGTTTTGAATACAGTGGAATCGACACTGTTCGCAGAGCTATTCGGAAACCtcatttgttgttggaaaACCAGTGGATCTAGACTATCCATGTCTCTAGGAGTATTATTGGTAAAATTAACGCCCAGGATCTGTTGATGATTAGTGTTCGTGATGTTTGAAGAGGCTTCAGCTATCGATTGCATACCTGAGTTGCTTCCTACCATTGTGGGAAGTGGTACCATAGCTATCGGATTCATAAAATCAAGTTGCTGCATTTGCTGCATTTGCTGCATGTGATGTATTTGTGATTGTTGCAACTGATGCGGTTTTGGTGGTTTCTGTGATTGTTGCGATTGGTGAAATGGTTGTTGAGATGGATTATGTGACTGCCGCGACATTTGCTGAGGATGTTGATGTTGGCGTTcatgttgttgatgaagatgattttgttgttgttgttgttgttgctgctgctgccccTGTTGTTTCTGAGGTTTTTGGGACTGCTGAGATTGCGAAGATTGCTGtttttgctgctgctgttgcaaCTGTTGTTGCAACAACTTGGTCCAATTCAATTGAGCCTGTTGGTTTCCAGAGCTCTTTTGCCGTTTCACATCTTGCTTAGAAACATTATTCAATGATGTCTTGTTGACTTGTGTggttgttgaagttgaagaattggtACTTGAATTAGAGGCCGCTGATGTCTTTTTCTTGCCAGGAGAGTCCACTTTATGTTGGGGAGAATCACGCTTCAACCGTCTTTGTCTCACTTGAACGTTAAGAGCTTGTTGTGGCTGTTGTTGAGatgattgttgttgttgctgggTAGatgtttgttgttgctgggTAGatggttgttgttgttgggCAGAtggctgttgttgctgctgggCAGAtggctgttgttgctgatggGTAGATGGTTGCTGTTTTTGTTGAGGCTGTTGTTGGagctgttgttgtggttgttgttgcggAGGCTGTTTTTGTGAAGCCTGCTGTAAAACCTGTTGTTGCGGAGgctgttgtttttgttgttgtggttgttgttgaggCTGTTTTTGAGAAGCATGTTGGTGTGAAGCCTGTTGTTGTGGAGCCTGGTGTGGATGTTGTTCATTCTGATGCTGAttctgctgttgctgctgctgttggtgttgatgatgatgatgttgttgttgctgatgttgctgttgctgcatTTGGTATGGCACTTGTTGTGGGAATTCCTGTATTTGCATATTCTGCTGTGATTGCTGTTGAACGTAGTTCATCATTGTATCAGCAGCGTGTGCTACAGCTCCAGCAGAGCTCTTGGATCTTAAATTCGCCTGTTTGTTTGGAGGgctctgctgctgctgccgaGGAGGAAGAACTTGTTGTCCCTTAATGTTCATTAAAACTGGTGCAGATTGTGAATACATTGGTAGATAACCAGCACCTGATATAGAATTCTGTAAATTGAAAGGAGTTGGTGTCATGTTTGGAGCATTTGCTGAAAGCGGAAATTGCCGGGAAGTCTTCTGTACCGAGTCTGATGATGCGTGCTGAGGCTTCTGATGCCTGTTAGTTGATACAGTAGGTGATACAACAGACATATTGGGATGATTCATCGCCTGATTGGGTGCTTGGGCCTGTTGAGGATGGGCCATTAGAGAACCTTGCTGTTGCTGGCCATACATGCCTGCAGTCATAACATGAGGGCTTGAAACTTGTTTCTGAGATGATAAAGATCTTCGCTGCTTTGGCTGCTGATGCTGTTGCGGCGGCTGGCGCtgattttgtattttttgttgttgttgttgttgttgttgttgttgttgttgttgttgttgctgttgttgttgttgttgctgttgttgctgttgttgtagttgttgttgtagtagtagtagtagttgttgttgttgttgcagttCTGGTACGGAAGACTGTTGCTGTACTTGCTGTACTTGTCTTTGagattgttgttgttgatgctgCTGGGGTTGCAATTGCTGCGGCTGCAATTGTTGCGGCTGAGGGTGTTGCAGTTGTTGAGGGTGCTGATGTTGATGCAGATGCTGgtgttgctgctggtggCCAACAAATGAATGTGGTTGTAATTGTGTCGGCATACCTTGCggctgttgctgttgaaCAATTGGCCTCTGTGGCAATATAGGAGTTATTCTCTCATTGAACGGCCTGTTAGTTACAGTCATATCCAATGGCTGGGTTTCCACAAACTCATGCAAGGCCCATAACGACTCCCACCACTCCAACAAAAAAGTCTCCGGTGAATTCATCAGCATTCTAGCATATAACAGCTGGCTACCATCAATGGTACCCTCAGGCACTACCTTCGAAAGTGGCACATCTGCCTCCTTCAAAAACCGCTTAGCCGTCTCATGATGCTTATTATGAACCAAATAATTGTAAATATGTGCATAAAGTAACTGCCACGAATTCTTCGCCATCGCATCTGAAACCAATACATCATTCAAAAGAGATGGCTTATCGCTGCCACCCTTATTATTCGACAACAACGTATCCGCCGCAGCATTCCCACCATTATCACCACCAAACCCAATACCACTCGGTAACGATCCTTCAAACTGCCCAATACCATCCACATCCGCTCCCCCGTTACCAACCCGAATATGTGGAACCCCAGATAACCCACCACCATGGATATTACTGTCATTAGAACTATTGCTACTAGTCACCGACGACCCCGTCGTAGAGGGAGCTGTTGCAGAATTTGGAATAACTTTCGGTGAATCCGGGGATATATTACCAGCAGGGTCCCAGTGATTCGTAATTCCATTCATCAACcttaaaaataaaactattGTCCAACTAAAGCCTTGTAAGCTTGCCCAGTaccaatatatatctcGAGGGGGACCACAGCTAACgaaaaaattataaacaAGGCAAAAGCAAAGTAAACGAGAAAAATGATAGTTCTTAAAACCTTAgtaccaacaacaacaaaggCGAGTTGGAATAGCAATACCTTTGTAGCTTGACACCTCACAATAGTCAGctaaaatatctttcttCTGAGAATAACTGTTTGTTGACTTCAGTATTATTGTTATctctgattttttttgatttttttttcgcTTATGAGTTTGTTTTCTTAAGTATCATCAGAAAGacaatttcaaatttcaCCGGCTGCCAAAAAGGACAACCACATAATTTCAGCAGAGAATAGTTAATAAGCgctaatatatatatatatatatgtgtgtgtgtgtgtgtgtgtataGATATGTAGATGTAGAAGAGGCTTGGTGGCTATAATATGAGTGCAGATGAAGTAGATAGAGATTTTAAGCGGAAGAAACGAAAAAATTCCGAAATTTTATGTAGGTAAAGGTGCAACCAATGGTGCAGAGATATATAGTGTTAGTTTTTCAGCAGCCTCTACTGGCAGTTATAGGTTCGAGAGAACAGGGCTGCCGAGGGTGGGTGACGTTTGTGTGGAGCAACAGCTAACATTGTTTTTAATGGCCAGTCGCATTTCTTTTGATGGTGGGTT
This Eremothecium cymbalariae DBVPG#7215 chromosome 5, complete sequence DNA region includes the following protein-coding sequences:
- the INP2 gene encoding Inp2p (similar to Ashbya gossypii AFL193W) yields the protein MVFSYSSKLLSPEYINSASTIENKNHQKCHKTDVGINKRRSSSRELPLSKSKTVRKFLAVEPVTDHSLDVGGCQDFMDFKTVPDWGIEIYDDQSRVEVWEDFEPLDPDESELLQFSNIQVEMDTQSELNLLIKKVFEQPQSDGRDQFFEEFQYTIATSKVLNINGGDYQGILSTTFTKSILNFHKQSSSLLLNSPSVPTKFGKLLTSKKKFYLQRTIPFLPLLLFCTHCFRKILCVRSKNRKNIVIVLLLAVHLSLQQELFHSRYVKYSTLVNLKTMLDLLIKLDKLSHRFHMRFKELTIYKPISLARGSLESTITNSNTSLIKDILSSTADLLYYKLKLAISDILPLVDTEDLVHYCELYNINIATLYGFLHCAPDTTTSEKISRQHLLEKFTLCCLLSIPKFDRRVVTLSPVILKLFPDCDSQYLRETEKFLIVSKSLSRVNECLKDILATISSYKSHLYTIEVSMGQPAPSPKIPSIFEGDSVERITITLNELNELQTRLLHGENDDEKLHEYVQGKLYDLHNYWVNSVVQKKGQQQYVSSSTRDQRKHTLRCTSTGFMLNVVKAAASTKSLDLSSSSFVPSTFMDTADLELENDFLDSSTYSEPDERIYVTAGEEFEPPDYFKDKFKKLTDEQLKEHLDKRIQNLALENQRSKEQLIRHKSFELLSFKMNSFTNGLESRSFCPSEESIPVLYELKQLMDTDT
- the MSS11 gene encoding Mss11p (similar to Ashbya gossypii AFL194W), coding for MNGITNHWDPAGNISPDSPKVIPNSATAPSTTGSSVTSSNSSNDSNIHGGGLSGVPHIRVGNGGADVDGIGQFEGSLPSGIGFGGDNGGNAAADTLLSNNKGGSDKPSLLNDVLVSDAMAKNSWQLLYAHIYNYLVHNKHHETAKRFLKEADVPLSKVVPEGTIDGSQLLYARMLMNSPETFLLEWWESLWALHEFVETQPLDMTVTNRPFNERITPILPQRPIVQQQQPQGMPTQLQPHSFVGHQQQHQHLHQHQHPQQLQHPQPQQLQPQQLQPQQHQQQQSQRQVQQVQQQSSVPELQQQQQLLLLLQQQLQQQQQQQQQQQQQQQQQQQQQQQQQQQKIQNQRQPPQQHQQPKQRRSLSSQKQVSSPHVMTAGMYGQQQQGSLMAHPQQAQAPNQAMNHPNMSVVSPTVSTNRHQKPQHASSDSVQKTSRQFPLSANAPNMTPTPFNLQNSISGAGYLPMYSQSAPVLMNIKGQQVLPPRQQQQSPPNKQANLRSKSSAGAVAHAADTMMNYVQQQSQQNMQIQEFPQQVPYQMQQQQHQQQQHHHHQHQQQQQQQNQHQNEQHPHQAPQQQASHQHASQKQPQQQPQQQKQQPPQQQVLQQASQKQPPQQQPQQQLQQQPQQKQQPSTHQQQQPSAQQQQQPSAQQQQPSTQQQQTSTQQQQQSSQQQPQQALNVQVRQRRLKRDSPQHKVDSPGKKKTSAASNSSTNSSTSTTTQVNKTSLNNVSKQDVKRQKSSGNQQAQLNWTKLLQQQLQQQQQKQQSSQSQQSQKPQKQQGQQQQQQQQQQNHLHQQHERQHQHPQQMSRQSHNPSQQPFHQSQQSQKPPKPHQLQQSQIHHMQQMQQMQQLDFMNPIAMVPLPTMVGSNSGMQSIAEASSNITNTNHQQILGVNFTNNTPRDMDSLDPLVFQQQMRFPNSSANSVDSTVFKTPMYPQLSSQQPQAIKKTPQEKRLRKKSSNGVLSVSGTTSISTTPASIEATPTSALNEVPISTTTNANSTAVSSSSHQPSSLSQNQNITRPNEDLQNLATPLNMDMDLDQFDINVFNNDFIGSWK
- the QRI1 gene encoding UDP-N-acetylglucosamine diphosphorylase (similar to Ashbya gossypii AFL192C) → MSVKDEYEAAGQAHLFYHWESLSEHEREQLLSNLARTDPLKLKECYKEAVRLVEGNVLNMDEVQPLPKGSYESVIDNSKDLNSRYESLGMEALRNGEVAVVLMAGGQGTRLGSSLPKGCYDVGLPSKKSLFQIQAERLQKLQELAGCLKPIPWYIMTSKLTRSATEEFFKKNKYFGLSEKQVRFFNQGTVPALDSSGEHLMLESRTELVESPDGNGGLYRALKNNKILEELLLNGIKHIHMYCVDNVLVKLADPVFLGYAIHHGFDVATKVVRKRDAHESVGLIVSKKHKPSVIEYYEISKELAEAIDESCGLLKLRAANIVNHYYSVALLKEKLDLWCEHMPYHIAKKKINYYDAGTNKIMKPDKVNGTKLEQFIFDVFDTIPIDKFGCLEVERSEEFSPLKNGPGSVNDNPETARLAYLRLGTKWLRNVGAHVDEGVLVEVSSSLSYNGESLGSYKGKSFHKSGEYIA